The sequence GTTGAAACAAACCATCAAATGGAGGCTAGACTACAAACCCGAAAACATTCGATGGGTATGATactatattctttatttttattgctAAATATCTCCTCATGAAATATCATTGGTCTTCTTTATAGAAACTCAAGGCTAATGCAATTGATACACCATTGATCCAATTAAGTTCTTGAAACAATTAGAGAACAGGCATTTTATTGATATCAAAGTAAGAATTACAAATTTCCAAACTTTTCGAGACTGTTTGGTATCTCCCTAAGAGCAATATTTTACTCTAAAAATACTAACTCACCTCTGACTGTTTCTTTAACTAACACCTTAGGACTATTAACACAGCTAACTTATTCCATCTCAGCCGTTAAGAATTAGACAACTCAGCTTCTATAATCCTAATCAATTTTACTAGTTAGACTAATATTAAGGCATAACAgcaatttaagttataaataattatataggtaGGCTAATAATAAGCCTATTGAGACTCATCATCTGCTTATTCAAAATAGTTTCTTCCCTCTTTTTCAGGAAGATATTGCTCGTGAAGCTGAAACCGGAAAAATCTACAGAGCTAACTATTTTGACAAATTCGGAAGGGCTGTTCTTATCATGAGACCTGGTTTCCAGGTAGCTAAAATAGATTGACATTTTTTGTCTTTGTTCATCATGTACTATCATTAATATCCATATCTATAACTCTGAGCTcattatgattgttttatctCGTACTTTTAGAACACAAACGTTGTAAGTGGACAAATCAAGTATCTAGTCTATTGCATGGAGAATGCAATAATGAATCTAAAGTCAGACCAGGAGCAGATGGTATGGTTAGTCGATTTTCAAAACTGGAACACTTCTAGCATTTCAATAAAGGCAACTCGGGAAACAGCAAATGTCTTGCAGAATCACTACCCCGAGAGATTGGGTTTTGGAATCCTCTACAATCCGCCAAAAATATTCGAGTCCTTCTGGAAGGTGCTTATTTCTTATTTCACTTTCATATCACACCGCTATTTTATCTTTGTATTTAGTTCTAATATTATCTACATTTTGTATTTACTCGAGCGGAGTTTTAGGCAAAATAGCTTCGCCAAGCACTCCCCCGTCGCCCCgtccattttttttattataacatTGCATAATAGTTTCTTTTCTATAATTCTTTACAAAATAACTTCCAGGGATATTAATTGAGCTGTGATTTAATGCTGAAGAAGTAGATAATTAGGGATAGTGTCTTGTTATGGTTTGTATGAATATCTCAGTGCGTCCAAAGTTTTGTTGTTGACAAAGTTATGATATATACCTTTTTGAGTGCAGATGGTGAAACCATTTATTGAGCCAAAGACATTCAAGAAAGTTAAGTTTGTATACTCTAACAACCCTCAAAGCCAGAAGATCATGGAAGAGCTTTTCGATATGGATAAGTTGGAATCTTCATTTGGGGGGCAAAACTCAGTGAGTTTCGATTATGAAGCTTATGCACAAAGAATGAAGGAAGACGAGAAGAACATGTCTAATCTCATTAACTCTCGTTCTTCCTCACCATCCCTAGTGTCCGAAACACATCAGCTGTCAGAAGCATTGGCTTCCGATCTAGGTTCTGATGGTGACGAAGTTAAATCCTCATCCGATGATGAAATAATCCCTTCTGATTTGGTACTCGATGATGAGAAGACACCGGACCGATCAGAGCTACACAATGATGGTAAAGATGTTGTAAATAGCAACATCAAGTAGTATGCATTTGAGATTTGGTTTAAAGGCTGGAAATTTACTTATTTTGAGGagtaaaattccaaatatatatatataatatatctgtAACCTCCACAAACTAATGCACAAGTGAAATCTCTCATTGGTTTTATTGGTCTCCAAATGAGATTTTGTAATAACtcaaacaatgtaaataaaacTACATATTTCTTTCATTTTGATTATGAAAGTGATAAAGATATGGGATGATGTTGATTGAGAGGTGGGATAAAGCATCCCCAAACTCATTGATCAAATTCGTTGATGTTGGTACTAAAATTCTTCCCATGTTATGCTAATGGTGTCATATGtagtttttttaaataattttatgtttggagtattttttattataacggTTGTTTCTACAATGCATCCTACTAATATATACTATATTTTttacaatcttttttttaattgtatgatttttttaattacaaatgtATGcaactccaaaaaaaaaaaaaaaataccataagaaaatgacataaaaataagaaaataaggtAAAGACaacatacaaataatataaaaataacaagagAAGACTacaatgtaaaaataataatccatatttttgtaaaaagaaaacTTATAATccgtaaaaaatattaaatacttCTACATTACACCTTTTATATGTTTCCACATAtgagagaattttttagtctaattttttttcatgatcgtTTACGTTGTAGTAGTTAAAAtattatgtaaaattttgagagatttaaaaaaatttaacacatcGAAAAAATAGGATTCAAACAGTCTGTTACATTtgaaattcttttattttatacgcatatgaaatagattgtttgaaccCTATTTTCGGCGTATtacattttttgaaattttttaaattttgcagGATATCCTAAATAATTACAATGTAGACCACCATAAAAAAATTGGACTGAAAAATTCTCTCAAATACCAAAACAGATAAAAAGTTTATCGATGAACCCGTTTTAGAGGGTACAAAGtacaatttttcaaaaatatttaataatctattctgtatttttgcaattttttggttatatatgaaataattcaaatattttaccggggtaagttgaaaaatgcctcttttattcatcaattaatcaaatttacctataattttatatttatttgaaacatacatctttttatatgtattatacccaaaatacccttacataagagaatcacatggagagtatcttgaagtgacaggggcaaaattggtacaatgtttaaaaaaagaggtaaaaatgatagattttaaaaaagaaggtaaaaggGGAGTGATATTTGCACCCCTTAAACTTATAAATAcaccccattattaaaaaaaatataaacttaaataattttttaaaattaatcttaatatttttttaaaattttttcttcacattattttatgttaatttcaatacttattttgatttcatttttataattttttgtaactcctgtgtatttttttttatttttttcttaaaaaatttcacataattttttattttaatttttttgtcataatatttaaaatacactttatttttgttggataggtatattttttaagaatatgaattgaaagaaaaaaattaaaaaaaattagtacaattaaaaatataaattttatataaaataaaaaaatattaaaatgggGTGCCTTTAGAActttttggggtgtaaataaaatttccctaaaagaggacaatataaaaagggtatagagtgcaATTTCCTCTATTTTACCTGGACAATGGTAAGCCCAAATCGAGTTTATTGGCCGGCCCATATTATCATAAGCCCAAATCCATTTTATTAGCGGGCCCATATTATCATAAGCCCAAACCCATACAACAACACAACcaactctcttcttccttaactCAAATCCCAATTTGTattagggttttagggttttaGCAGACCCAAACCAAAAGAACCTACCTTTACCTTCTTCTAaatctcaactctctctctcagtTACTGAAAATCTATAATCACTACTTCACTCATAGGTATGAATTTCTTTTTCCTTcgatatttgttttattatgttatttttttgttgattcGTATTGAATTAGCTTTGAATTTCGAATAGTGCTACTGTTTATCtccaatctgattagttagctTGAATACGATGTTTTCTAAATTTCAAAGACATTCTCTGATTGATTCCTATTCTTAAGAATAATGATTTGTTTTGTGGTGTATACAGTTTTATGCTTGAAAATTTATTTGAGTGTCaatattttttcgaaaaattctTCACAAGATGAAAAATAGTTAGTGTTTTTGAAATGTGCTTGTACTGTTGTAGTcatatttttagtaattaaagTATCTGTATAAAGGCAATTACACTTTCAGTTAATTTGAATTTCAGATTTCTTCCATTTGAGAATGGTTCTGAAAAGTTCATGGAAATGTTGTAAATTTTGTAACTTGTGCTGTGCATGCCTAATGCTGTTAAGATTGTCTTTAGTAAATTAGTAATATAGAATACTGTTAAAGTTAACTTTTCATTGGGTATATTCTCTTTAAACCCAAGAATCTGTTAAAAGCAAAACAAAATAAGGTTAGATAGACATTTGTTAATAGTTAAGAGATACGGGATAAGAGAGATATGCTTCAATGTTGAAATAATTTACTAGGGATTAAGGTTAAAGTGGTTAGATCTTGCCATATTCTTCATTGTTGTCTATTGTTAGTTTTTCCATTTCTATAGTTTTTCAATTAAGTAATTTATCCAATTACTGATTCCAAATGAGGCctttaaatttttgggtttgAATGGTAATTTGACTTCATACATTTCTTTTATTGAATGAATACAGATTTTGGAAAGTTTAAGATTTGGCCATTTTAAGCTGCAATGACGTTGCTTGAACTGATAACAAAGGCCACAGTCAGTGCCCAAACACCCACTACTCCACCAGATTACCCAGTTGTTCTTGACCCGGATTCCATTTTCCCCAATTTGAATCTAGAAGATAGTGAATTGTGTGCCTCAAATCTTGCTGTTCCGGTTACCGGATGGAAAATCTCTCAATTAGATTCTGAGATTATTGACTTGTGCAAGCATTTCTTTACTAAGCTTCAGGGAAAGCTCAAAAATCCAACTACTTTTGCTAAAGAGGAATTTTTGGAGACTCTGAAGTCGTTCCTTGAGAATGTTAATGAGAAACTTGGACTTTCGATTAGGGTTACTTCTTCCAACAGTGGGTATACTAAGGTCTTAGTTGAGAAAGTAGGGTTCTGTATGGGCAAAGATGTTGCTGCTTTGGTTTTGGAAGCCTGCATTGTTTTTGAGATTTGGGAATTGGTAGAGACCTTGATTTCATATGGCCTTGTTGTAAATTCTTGTTATCCTAGTTTGGTTCCTAAACTCGTAGCAAGTGAGAGATCAGACCTACTTTGTCATTGCATTAAACAGGCATCTGATCTTGGCTCATCAGAGTTGCTCGCCATCTTGAAGTATTTCCTTAGTTTTTCCAAAAAAGC is a genomic window of Cannabis sativa cultivar Pink pepper isolate KNU-18-1 chromosome 9, ASM2916894v1, whole genome shotgun sequence containing:
- the LOC115723091 gene encoding uncharacterized protein LOC115723091 isoform X1, yielding MEKCLSTEEQQAKINEVRKMIGSIADKLPDICSEASILRYLRARSWNTAKAGKMLKQTIKWRLDYKPENIRWEDIAREAETGKIYRANYFDKFGRAVLIMRPGFQNTNVVSGQIKYLVYCMENAIMNLKSDQEQMVWLVDFQNWNTSSISIKATRETANVLQNHYPERLGFGILYNPPKIFESFWKMVKPFIEPKTFKKVKFVYSNNPQSQKIMEELFDMDKLESSFGGQNSVSFDYEAYAQRMKEDEKNMSNLINSRSSSPSLVSETHQLSEALASDLGSDGDEVKSSSDDEIIPSDLVLDDEKTPDRSELHNDGKDVVNSNIK
- the LOC115723091 gene encoding uncharacterized protein LOC115723091 isoform X2 — translated: MIGSIADKLPDICSEASILRYLRARSWNTAKAGKMLKQTIKWRLDYKPENIRWEDIAREAETGKIYRANYFDKFGRAVLIMRPGFQNTNVVSGQIKYLVYCMENAIMNLKSDQEQMVWLVDFQNWNTSSISIKATRETANVLQNHYPERLGFGILYNPPKIFESFWKMVKPFIEPKTFKKVKFVYSNNPQSQKIMEELFDMDKLESSFGGQNSVSFDYEAYAQRMKEDEKNMSNLINSRSSSPSLVSETHQLSEALASDLGSDGDEVKSSSDDEIIPSDLVLDDEKTPDRSELHNDGKDVVNSNIK
- the LOC115724083 gene encoding uncharacterized protein LOC115724083; translated protein: MTLLELITKATVSAQTPTTPPDYPVVLDPDSIFPNLNLEDSELCASNLAVPVTGWKISQLDSEIIDLCKHFFTKLQGKLKNPTTFAKEEFLETLKSFLENVNEKLGLSIRVTSSNSGYTKVLVEKVGFCMGKDVAALVLEACIVFEIWELVETLISYGLVVNSCYPSLVPKLVASERSDLLCHCIKQASDLGSSELLAILKYFLSFSKKAASDNTMLNVRNEWEKQALFAMEKATDKTLSVENSILAKEAAVLLMLAYDNFSSQELCLHYLLASVNIDDVVLSSAFSKLNGKEMKSLIRYLGKWLKKYERFPQAVPCQKASTLFGLKACDWVPKLEDVARCLGLVLDGNFSALVLHPGFHEELISIESVVCSLALDSRLFCSVANVIEKFEKSKLVQGS